One window of the Nocardia huaxiensis genome contains the following:
- a CDS encoding NAD(P) transhydrogenase subunit alpha yields MYTELLANIAILVLSGFVGFAVISKVPNTLHTPLMSGTNAIHGIVVLGALVVFGKVEHPSVLMQIILFVAVVFGTLNVIGGFVVTDRMLGMFKAKKPAAGEAQRSNESAKAGR; encoded by the coding sequence ATGTACACCGAACTTCTCGCGAATATCGCGATCCTGGTGCTGTCCGGGTTCGTCGGCTTCGCCGTCATCTCCAAGGTGCCCAACACCCTGCACACGCCGCTCATGTCCGGCACCAACGCCATTCACGGCATCGTGGTGCTCGGCGCGCTCGTGGTGTTCGGCAAGGTCGAGCACCCCTCGGTGCTCATGCAGATCATCCTGTTCGTCGCCGTCGTGTTCGGAACCCTGAACGTCATCGGTGGTTTCGTGGTGACCGACCGCATGCTCGGCATGTTCAAGGCCAAGAAGCCCGCCGCGGGCGAAGCGCAGCGGAGCAATGAGTCTGCGAAGGCGGGCCGCTAG
- a CDS encoding maleylpyruvate isomerase family mycothiol-dependent enzyme, whose product MTDTVPDRAEITAALSAQWDELTRLVDGLDETAWRTPSALPGWTVFDVIAHVIGVESLLLGEPTPEVEVSGEHIRNDVGALNEKWIAALRPLTGVQLLERFREITGRRLKALAETGPEVWAEPVPTPVGMAPYGRFMRIRLFDCWMHGLDIADGLGVNTDEGGPRAENAFPELLPAIGKAVVKGAGAPDGASVTIETTGPVRHTVHVAVAGGRAAVVENLDAPATVALSLPSGLFARLRGGRTGADAHPGEYAITGDTELGERLVRSLAFTL is encoded by the coding sequence ATGACCGACACGGTGCCGGACCGCGCGGAAATCACCGCGGCCCTGTCCGCCCAGTGGGACGAGCTCACCCGGCTAGTGGACGGGTTGGACGAAACCGCCTGGCGCACCCCCTCGGCGCTGCCGGGGTGGACGGTGTTCGACGTGATCGCGCACGTGATCGGCGTGGAATCACTGCTGCTGGGGGAGCCGACGCCGGAGGTCGAGGTGAGCGGCGAGCACATTCGCAATGATGTGGGCGCGCTCAACGAGAAGTGGATCGCAGCGCTGCGCCCGCTGACCGGAGTGCAACTGCTGGAACGCTTCCGGGAGATCACCGGGCGGCGACTGAAGGCGCTCGCGGAGACCGGCCCGGAGGTGTGGGCCGAACCCGTGCCGACGCCGGTGGGCATGGCCCCCTACGGCCGGTTCATGCGCATCCGCCTCTTCGACTGCTGGATGCACGGCCTCGATATCGCCGACGGCCTCGGCGTGAACACCGACGAGGGCGGTCCGCGCGCGGAAAACGCGTTCCCCGAACTGCTTCCGGCGATCGGCAAGGCCGTGGTCAAGGGCGCGGGCGCGCCGGACGGTGCGAGCGTCACCATCGAGACCACGGGTCCGGTGCGGCACACCGTGCACGTCGCGGTGGCGGGCGGCCGGGCCGCGGTGGTCGAAAACCTCGATGCCCCAGCGACTGTCGCGCTCTCCCTGCCGTCGGGCCTGTTCGCCCGCCTGCGCGGCGGCCGCACCGGCGCGGACGCGCACCCCGGTGAATACGCGATCACCGGCGACACCGAACTCGGTGAGCGTCTGGTCCGCAGCCTCGCCTTCACCCTCTGA
- a CDS encoding MFS transporter, whose amino-acid sequence MTITQERPATPPSLTGDPNRWRALPVILSAMFMAMFDYFVVNVAASSLQHDLHAGEAALELIVGGYGFAYASGLITGGRLGDKYGHRRMFVLGMLAFAAASLLCGLATSAWALVGFRVLQGATAAMLIPQMLALINTMFPPAERPRAMAAFGATVGIGAVSGQVLGGVLLHIDLFGWGWRTIFLVNLPIGLAAALLAAAWLPRHEIARRPKFDPIGALGISLALAMILVPVTLGRTAGWPLWIWATMAAAAPVLLLTLRYERALARRGGEPVLDLDLVRTRVFGAGMVISGGYLAFFAGFMLCLTLLLQNGLGLSPLHAGLVFAPLGLAFATSSILSRRVAERIGNRVMVLGASVSITGLLLTLAAILLLGSDITAAALIPGMIIVGAGNGLSIPSALGAVLSSGIPTHQAGMAAGVLTTAQQFGNAVGATVLGTIYFTALGTPGGVGDFASAMAVATGAALVFALTVLAAACMLPRQTTR is encoded by the coding sequence GTGACCATCACGCAAGAACGCCCCGCTACCCCACCCTCACTCACCGGCGACCCCAACCGCTGGCGCGCGCTGCCCGTCATCCTCTCCGCCATGTTCATGGCGATGTTCGACTACTTCGTGGTCAATGTCGCCGCCTCCTCCCTGCAACACGACCTGCACGCCGGGGAAGCCGCCCTCGAACTCATCGTCGGCGGGTACGGGTTCGCCTACGCCAGCGGGCTCATCACCGGCGGACGACTCGGCGACAAATACGGGCACCGCCGCATGTTCGTACTCGGCATGCTCGCCTTCGCCGCCGCCTCCCTGCTCTGCGGACTCGCCACCAGCGCCTGGGCGCTCGTCGGATTCCGGGTACTGCAGGGGGCCACCGCCGCCATGCTCATCCCGCAGATGCTGGCGCTGATCAACACCATGTTCCCGCCCGCCGAAAGACCGCGCGCCATGGCCGCTTTCGGCGCGACGGTCGGCATCGGCGCGGTATCCGGGCAGGTGCTCGGCGGCGTGCTGCTGCACATCGATCTGTTCGGATGGGGATGGCGCACCATCTTCCTGGTGAACCTGCCCATCGGCCTCGCGGCCGCACTGCTGGCGGCGGCCTGGCTGCCACGGCACGAGATCGCGCGGCGGCCGAAGTTCGATCCGATCGGCGCACTGGGCATCTCCCTCGCCCTGGCCATGATCCTGGTGCCGGTGACACTCGGACGCACCGCGGGCTGGCCGCTGTGGATCTGGGCCACCATGGCCGCGGCCGCGCCGGTGCTGCTGCTCACCCTGCGCTACGAGCGCGCGCTCGCCCGGCGCGGCGGCGAACCGGTGCTGGATCTGGATCTGGTGCGCACCAGGGTTTTCGGGGCCGGGATGGTGATCTCGGGCGGATACCTGGCCTTCTTCGCCGGGTTCATGCTGTGCCTGACCCTGCTGCTACAGAACGGGCTCGGGCTCTCGCCGCTGCACGCCGGGCTCGTATTCGCGCCGCTCGGACTGGCTTTCGCGACCAGCTCGATCCTGTCGCGGCGGGTGGCGGAGCGGATCGGGAACCGGGTCATGGTGCTCGGCGCGAGCGTCAGCATCACCGGACTGCTCCTCACCCTCGCCGCGATTCTCCTGCTGGGCTCCGATATCACTGCGGCGGCACTGATTCCGGGGATGATCATCGTCGGCGCGGGCAACGGGCTGTCGATCCCCTCGGCGCTCGGGGCGGTGCTGTCCTCCGGAATCCCGACGCACCAGGCCGGAATGGCGGCGGGCGTGCTCACCACGGCGCAGCAGTTCGGCAATGCGGTGGGCGCCACCGTGCTGGGGACGATCTACTTCACCGCGCTCGGAACACCCGGCGGCGTAGGGGATTTCGCCTCGGCCATGGCGGTGGCCACCGGCGCGGCGCTGGTCTTCGCGCTGACCGTGCTGGCCGCGGCGTGCATGCTGCCCCGGCAGACCACCCGCTGA
- a CDS encoding Re/Si-specific NAD(P)(+) transhydrogenase subunit alpha yields MDTTQSAQTAAPRGARVGVVRETNPDERRVALVPKIIPALLKQGVEVIVESGAGLGALIPDELYTDAGATIGDPWSADVVVKVAPPNDSEISKLSSGQTLIGFLAPRNADNKIGALQAAGVQAFAVEAIPRISRAQVMDALSSQANVAGYKAVLLAASESTRFFPMLTTAAGTVKPATVLVLGVGVAGLQALATAKRLGGRTTGYDVRPEVADQVRSVGAQWLDLGIDAAGEGGYARELTDEEKAAQQQALEDAIKGFDVVITTALVPGRPAPRLVTAAAVEGMKPGSVIVDLAGETGGNCELTEGGKTVVRHGVTIASPLNLPATMPEHASELYSKNIAALLELMLKDGALAPDFEDQVLADSCVTREKEA; encoded by the coding sequence GTGGACACAACGCAGAGCGCACAGACAGCTGCGCCCCGCGGTGCGCGCGTCGGCGTGGTTCGTGAGACGAACCCGGACGAACGACGTGTCGCATTGGTGCCGAAGATCATTCCGGCCCTGTTGAAGCAGGGCGTGGAAGTGATCGTCGAGTCCGGTGCCGGTCTGGGCGCACTCATCCCCGATGAGCTCTATACCGACGCGGGCGCCACCATCGGCGATCCGTGGAGCGCCGATGTCGTGGTGAAGGTCGCGCCACCCAACGACTCCGAGATCAGCAAGCTGTCCTCCGGGCAGACGCTGATCGGATTCCTCGCGCCGCGCAATGCCGACAACAAGATCGGCGCGCTGCAGGCGGCCGGCGTGCAGGCCTTCGCCGTCGAGGCGATTCCGCGTATCTCCCGTGCGCAGGTGATGGACGCGCTGTCCTCACAGGCGAACGTGGCCGGATACAAGGCGGTCCTGCTGGCGGCGTCCGAGTCGACTCGCTTCTTCCCCATGCTGACCACCGCGGCCGGCACCGTGAAGCCCGCGACCGTGCTCGTGCTCGGTGTGGGTGTGGCCGGTCTGCAGGCCCTCGCCACCGCCAAGCGGCTCGGCGGCCGGACCACCGGCTACGACGTGCGGCCCGAGGTCGCCGATCAGGTGCGGTCCGTGGGTGCGCAGTGGCTGGATCTGGGCATCGACGCCGCCGGTGAGGGCGGGTACGCCCGTGAGCTCACCGACGAGGAGAAGGCTGCCCAGCAGCAGGCGCTCGAGGATGCCATCAAGGGCTTCGACGTGGTCATCACGACCGCGCTCGTCCCCGGGCGTCCCGCGCCGCGCCTGGTGACCGCCGCCGCTGTCGAGGGCATGAAGCCCGGCAGCGTCATCGTCGACCTGGCCGGGGAGACCGGCGGCAACTGCGAGCTCACCGAGGGCGGCAAAACCGTTGTGCGCCACGGCGTCACCATCGCCTCGCCGCTCAACCTGCCCGCCACCATGCCGGAGCACGCGTCCGAGCTGTACTCCAAGAACATCGCGGCCCTGCTGGAACTGATGCTGAAAGACGGTGCGCTGGCACCCGATTTCGAGGATCAGGTGCTGGCCGATTCCTGCGTCACCCGTGAGAAGGAAGCCTGA
- a CDS encoding TetR/AcrR family transcriptional regulator, producing the protein MGRPRNFETDEVVECAMDVFWTNGYGNTSPAQLAEATGVGKGSLYNTFGSKRQLFDLAMERYSRMGAERAEALLSRAGTTREAIRGFLLEMVDSDLAQPVRRGCLAVNTAVEMAGRDPEITRAVRNSAEPVVAGLTARIERGQREGDVSADIDPRAHAEFLMNTLAGLRVTARTQDAPVLHRIVDTAVSTL; encoded by the coding sequence ATGGGCAGGCCGCGCAACTTCGAGACCGATGAGGTCGTGGAGTGTGCGATGGATGTGTTCTGGACCAATGGGTACGGCAATACGTCGCCGGCGCAGCTCGCCGAGGCGACCGGAGTGGGGAAGGGCAGTCTCTACAACACCTTCGGGAGCAAGCGGCAGCTGTTCGATCTGGCCATGGAGCGGTACTCGCGGATGGGGGCGGAGCGAGCGGAGGCCCTGCTGAGCCGGGCGGGGACTACCCGGGAGGCCATTCGGGGGTTTCTGCTCGAGATGGTGGATTCCGATCTCGCGCAACCGGTTCGACGGGGGTGCCTGGCGGTGAATACCGCGGTGGAGATGGCGGGGCGGGATCCGGAGATCACTCGGGCGGTGCGGAATTCGGCGGAGCCGGTGGTCGCGGGTTTGACCGCGCGCATCGAACGCGGGCAGCGGGAGGGGGATGTCAGCGCGGATATCGACCCTCGCGCGCATGCCGAGTTTCTCATGAATACCCTTGCCGGGCTTCGGGTTACGGCTCGCACGCAGGACGCGCCCGTGCTGCACCGCATTGTCGACACAGCAGTCTCGACCCTCTGA
- a CDS encoding NAD(P)(+) transhydrogenase (Re/Si-specific) subunit beta translates to MDNLVNILYIVAFAMFIYGLMGLTGPKTAVRGNWIAAVGMVIAVVATFISIRDTSNWIIIAAGLIVGIALGVPPARFTKMTAMPQLVAAFNGVGGGTVALIAWAEFLDSDGFSALHEQPSVHIVIGSLFAAIIGSVSFWGSIIAFLKLQETLPGRPIGIGKLQQPLNLLLLLGSIAAAVVIGVGATKDGVPQYWMILVLVLAGILGLMVVLPIGGADMPVVISLLNALTGLSAAAAGLALNNTAMIVAGMIVGASGTILTNLMAKAMNRSIPAIVAGGFGGGGTAPGASGGEQKQAKATSAADAAIQMAYANQVIVVPGYGMAVAQAQHAVKEMAALLEAKGVEVKYAIHPVAGRMPGHMNVLLAEAEVSYDAMKEMDDINGEFDRTDVALVIGANDVTNPAAREDSSSPIYGMPVLNVDKAKSVIVLKRSMNSGFAGIDNPLFYADTTSMLFGDAKKSVGAVTEELKAL, encoded by the coding sequence ATGGACAATCTCGTCAACATTCTCTACATCGTCGCGTTCGCGATGTTCATCTACGGTCTGATGGGTCTGACCGGCCCGAAGACCGCGGTGCGCGGCAACTGGATCGCCGCGGTCGGCATGGTGATCGCGGTCGTCGCGACCTTCATCTCCATCCGTGACACCAGCAACTGGATCATCATCGCGGCCGGGCTCATCGTCGGCATCGCGCTCGGCGTGCCGCCGGCCCGCTTCACCAAGATGACCGCCATGCCGCAGCTGGTCGCCGCGTTCAACGGCGTCGGTGGTGGCACCGTGGCGCTGATCGCGTGGGCCGAATTCCTCGACAGCGACGGCTTTTCCGCGCTGCACGAGCAGCCGTCGGTGCACATCGTCATCGGTTCGCTGTTCGCGGCCATCATCGGCTCGGTGTCGTTCTGGGGCTCGATCATCGCGTTCCTGAAGCTGCAGGAGACCCTGCCGGGCCGTCCGATCGGCATCGGCAAGCTGCAGCAGCCGCTGAACCTGCTGCTGCTGTTGGGCTCGATCGCCGCGGCCGTGGTCATCGGCGTCGGCGCCACCAAGGACGGTGTGCCGCAGTACTGGATGATCCTGGTGCTCGTGCTCGCGGGCATTCTCGGCCTGATGGTCGTGCTGCCCATCGGTGGCGCGGACATGCCCGTGGTCATCTCGCTGCTCAACGCGCTCACCGGTTTGTCCGCCGCCGCGGCGGGTCTGGCGCTGAACAACACCGCCATGATCGTGGCCGGCATGATCGTCGGCGCGTCCGGCACCATCCTCACCAACCTCATGGCCAAGGCCATGAACCGGTCCATCCCGGCCATTGTCGCCGGTGGATTCGGCGGTGGCGGAACGGCTCCCGGCGCTTCGGGCGGCGAGCAGAAGCAGGCCAAGGCCACCTCCGCGGCCGACGCGGCCATCCAGATGGCCTACGCCAACCAGGTCATCGTGGTCCCCGGCTACGGCATGGCCGTCGCCCAGGCCCAGCACGCGGTCAAGGAAATGGCCGCGCTCCTCGAAGCCAAGGGCGTCGAGGTCAAGTACGCGATTCACCCTGTGGCAGGTCGTATGCCCGGCCACATGAACGTGCTGCTGGCCGAGGCCGAGGTGTCCTACGACGCCATGAAGGAAATGGACGACATCAACGGCGAATTCGACCGTACCGATGTCGCCCTGGTCATCGGCGCCAATGACGTCACCAACCCGGCCGCCCGCGAGGACTCCTCGTCCCCGATCTACGGCATGCCGGTGCTGAACGTCGACAAGGCCAAGTCGGTCATCGTGCTCAAGCGCTCGATGAACTCCGGCTTCGCCGGCATCGACAACCCGCTGTTCTACGCCGACACCACCTCCATGCTGTTCGGCGACGCCAAGAAGTCCGTCGGTGCGGTCACCGAGGAACTGAAGGCGCTGTAG
- a CDS encoding patatin-like phospholipase family protein — protein sequence MIKNTALVLGGGGVAGIAWATGIAAGLAAAGIDVNQAELMIGTSAGSTVAAQLASGVPIEELYARQADPARQYPELTPPGVSFTELWPVLAQIYTDYPDLEEQRKRMCALALEAETVLEATRYAIIEGRLPVHAWPDRPLRIVAVDAYTGAPRIFDRTSAVPLVDAVAASCAVPGVWPPVTIGDTRYLDGGVRTSVNADLAAGFDRILILAPLVDLALEEQLFELRRTASRVELITPDEPSLAAFGADPLNPETRTPAATAGRAQADALAPAMEYLFA from the coding sequence ATGATCAAGAACACCGCACTCGTGCTCGGCGGCGGTGGCGTCGCGGGCATCGCCTGGGCAACAGGTATCGCGGCGGGTCTCGCCGCCGCCGGAATCGATGTGAACCAGGCCGAGCTCATGATCGGCACCTCCGCCGGTTCCACCGTGGCCGCTCAGCTCGCCAGCGGCGTCCCGATCGAGGAACTGTATGCGCGCCAAGCGGATCCGGCCCGGCAGTATCCGGAGCTGACCCCGCCCGGCGTCTCCTTCACCGAACTGTGGCCGGTGCTCGCGCAGATCTACACCGACTACCCGGACCTGGAAGAACAGCGCAAGCGCATGTGCGCCCTCGCCCTCGAAGCCGAAACCGTGCTGGAGGCAACGAGATACGCGATCATCGAGGGCCGCCTGCCGGTACATGCCTGGCCCGACCGCCCACTGCGCATCGTCGCCGTGGACGCCTACACCGGTGCACCCCGCATCTTCGATCGCACCTCGGCCGTCCCCCTGGTGGACGCGGTGGCCGCCAGCTGCGCGGTCCCCGGCGTCTGGCCCCCGGTCACCATCGGCGACACCCGCTACCTCGACGGCGGCGTCCGCACCTCCGTGAACGCCGATCTGGCAGCCGGTTTCGACCGCATCCTGATCCTGGCCCCGCTGGTCGACCTCGCGCTGGAGGAGCAACTGTTCGAATTGCGCCGCACCGCTTCACGAGTCGAGCTGATCACCCCCGACGAGCCCTCCCTGGCTGCCTTCGGAGCCGACCCGCTCAACCCCGAAACGCGTACTCCCGCGGCCACGGCCGGTCGCGCCCAGGCGGATGCCCTGGCCCCCGCGATGGAATACCTGTTCGCCTGA
- a CDS encoding SDR family NAD(P)-dependent oxidoreductase, producing the protein MDLGLNGKTAVVTGASRGIGLAIAETLAAEGVRVVGGARTITPELEKVAAAAVSVDLSGSGGARTLIDAALEELGGIDILINNVGGGDTELLGFAGVLETPEEQWRDLFDLNLFGVVAATRAALPSLIERQGAIVNVSSINAHAPSTGPVGYSEAKAALKSFGKRLSEELGPKGVRVNTVSPGVTGTDIWRGEAGLGAKLASMSGVAHEDFLAAVPGQFGIASGRISEAAEVAALVAFVASARAGNIVGADFVIDGGTLKTA; encoded by the coding sequence ATGGATCTCGGATTGAATGGGAAGACCGCCGTGGTCACCGGAGCCAGCCGGGGCATCGGGCTTGCCATTGCCGAAACGCTTGCCGCCGAAGGTGTTCGGGTGGTCGGGGGCGCTCGCACCATTACGCCGGAACTCGAGAAGGTTGCCGCCGCAGCCGTTTCCGTCGACCTGAGCGGTTCGGGCGGAGCACGGACATTGATCGATGCGGCGCTCGAGGAACTGGGCGGGATCGATATTCTGATCAACAATGTCGGCGGGGGCGATACCGAACTGCTGGGGTTCGCGGGGGTATTGGAGACGCCGGAGGAACAGTGGCGAGATCTCTTCGATCTCAATCTGTTCGGGGTTGTGGCGGCTACCCGCGCGGCGCTGCCCAGCCTGATCGAGCGGCAGGGTGCGATCGTCAATGTCTCGTCGATCAACGCGCACGCGCCCAGCACCGGGCCGGTCGGGTACAGCGAGGCCAAGGCGGCGTTGAAGTCGTTCGGCAAACGGCTCAGTGAAGAGCTGGGGCCCAAGGGGGTTCGGGTGAATACGGTGTCGCCCGGGGTGACCGGCACCGATATCTGGCGGGGCGAGGCGGGGCTGGGCGCGAAGCTCGCGTCCATGAGTGGTGTTGCGCACGAGGACTTCCTGGCCGCCGTGCCCGGGCAGTTCGGGATCGCGTCCGGCCGCATCTCCGAGGCCGCGGAGGTGGCGGCGCTGGTGGCATTCGTGGCGTCGGCGCGGGCGGGCAATATTGTCGGCGCGGACTTCGTCATCGACGGCGGCACACTGAAGACCGCCTGA
- a CDS encoding HIT family protein has translation MSGCIFCRIVAGSAPATKIHEDDILMAFLDIRPITRGHTLIIPKWHATDLDDLNPALGAQLFAFGHRLAKSMRRSDLGADGANLVLNDGKAAFQTVHHVHLHVVPRQKGDTFTFAKGFVTRRPHNRETTAAAIRAGLDRLAAEERETTA, from the coding sequence GTGAGTGGCTGTATTTTCTGCCGGATCGTCGCGGGCTCCGCACCCGCGACCAAGATTCACGAGGACGACATTCTCATGGCGTTCCTCGACATCCGGCCCATCACGCGGGGGCACACGCTGATCATCCCGAAGTGGCATGCCACCGACCTGGACGATCTGAATCCGGCGCTGGGGGCACAGCTTTTCGCGTTCGGGCACCGTCTGGCCAAGTCCATGCGCCGCAGCGACCTCGGTGCGGACGGGGCCAACCTGGTGCTCAATGACGGCAAGGCCGCTTTCCAGACGGTCCATCACGTGCATCTGCACGTGGTGCCCCGCCAGAAGGGCGACACCTTCACCTTCGCGAAGGGCTTCGTCACGCGCCGCCCGCACAACCGCGAAACCACCGCCGCCGCCATTCGCGCGGGCCTGGACCGGCTCGCCGCAGAGGAGAGAGAAACCACCGCATGA
- a CDS encoding MFS transporter: MTTTAVGTPAGNGVDDRPPAHLGLTLLALCAAGLVVSLQQTVVIPLLPRMIVQLNTDVAGVTWLFTASLLTGAVCTPLLSRFGDMYGKKPMVMTAMGLLIAGSMVCAFADNLAVYIVGRALQGTSAAMIPLAIGIIRDTFPREKLVGAIGIVSGTMGVGGTVGLLVTGVIADHTQNPHPVFWLTAGLGVVATVLIQVSAKNNGVRHGGKPDFVGAALLAGLLVCLLLGISEGPRWGWVSGSVIGLFVAAAVLTVIWVLVELKVSQPLVRLQLLVGPQSLSANLASALLGFAMFGSFTLISNFIQTPADKVGYGLSGSVLAVGLYGIPSSILMTFFSFRTGRIAAKIGPAYTLAIGAAFAGASMAWLTFFHEHGYDMVISQILQGTGFGIGYAALGTLAVQHVPMSESGIASGINSLVRTAGGSIAGAVTASILSAHVISGTHVPTLDAYVASFAILSVGAFLTALVALGHGLRHKGE, translated from the coding sequence ATGACTACGACTGCTGTCGGTACGCCCGCCGGAAACGGCGTCGACGACCGGCCCCCAGCCCACCTCGGGCTCACCCTGCTCGCGCTGTGCGCGGCCGGACTCGTGGTGTCGCTGCAGCAGACAGTGGTGATTCCACTGCTGCCCCGCATGATCGTGCAGCTGAACACCGACGTCGCCGGCGTGACCTGGCTGTTCACCGCCTCACTGCTCACCGGCGCGGTGTGCACGCCGCTGCTGTCCCGCTTCGGCGACATGTACGGCAAGAAGCCCATGGTCATGACCGCCATGGGACTGCTCATCGCCGGCTCGATGGTCTGCGCCTTCGCCGACAACCTCGCCGTCTACATCGTCGGCCGCGCCCTGCAGGGCACCTCGGCGGCCATGATTCCGCTGGCCATCGGCATCATTCGCGACACCTTCCCGCGCGAGAAGCTGGTCGGCGCCATCGGCATCGTGTCCGGCACCATGGGCGTCGGCGGCACCGTCGGCCTGCTCGTCACCGGCGTCATCGCCGACCACACCCAGAATCCGCACCCGGTCTTCTGGCTCACCGCCGGGCTCGGCGTGGTCGCCACCGTGCTGATTCAGGTGAGCGCCAAGAACAATGGCGTACGGCACGGCGGCAAGCCCGACTTCGTCGGCGCGGCGCTGCTGGCCGGACTGCTGGTCTGCCTGCTGCTCGGCATCAGCGAGGGGCCGCGCTGGGGCTGGGTGTCCGGGTCGGTGATCGGGCTGTTCGTGGCCGCGGCCGTGCTCACCGTGATCTGGGTGCTGGTGGAGCTCAAGGTTTCTCAGCCGCTGGTGCGGTTGCAGCTGCTGGTGGGGCCGCAATCGCTGTCCGCCAACCTGGCTTCCGCGCTGCTCGGCTTCGCCATGTTCGGATCCTTCACGCTCATCTCGAATTTCATTCAGACGCCGGCCGACAAGGTCGGCTACGGGCTGTCGGGATCGGTGCTGGCCGTGGGTCTGTACGGCATTCCGAGCTCGATTCTCATGACGTTCTTCAGCTTCCGCACCGGGCGCATCGCGGCCAAGATCGGACCCGCCTACACGCTCGCCATCGGCGCGGCCTTCGCCGGAGCGTCCATGGCGTGGCTGACGTTCTTCCACGAGCACGGGTACGACATGGTGATCTCGCAGATTCTGCAGGGCACCGGATTCGGCATCGGCTACGCGGCGCTGGGCACGCTGGCCGTACAGCACGTTCCCATGAGCGAGAGCGGAATCGCCTCGGGCATCAACTCTCTGGTGCGGACCGCGGGCGGCAGCATCGCGGGCGCGGTGACGGCGTCGATCCTGTCGGCACACGTCATCAGCGGGACGCACGTGCCGACGCTCGACGCCTATGTGGCCAGCTTCGCCATTCTGTCGGTGGGCGCGTTCCTCACCGCGCTGGTCGCGCTGGGGCACGGGCTGCGCCACAAGGGCGAGTGA
- a CDS encoding Type 1 glutamine amidotransferase-like domain-containing protein, whose product MRLFLSSYRFGAHYDRLLALVGEPGRVAVIANACDSWPSARPSAVSSDLFPLRRLGFQPEELDLRTYLGRPADLERTLAGFPLVWVRGGNTFVLRAQFARSGADVALRNLLAADALVYAGYSAGACVLTPDLHGLESMDDPAEVRPVCGIEPRWDGLGLVDHRIVPHLDSPTDPQGLSRRLARDYRTAGVAHWALTDEDVIVVEGDRVDVLAR is encoded by the coding sequence ATGCGGCTGTTCCTGTCCAGCTATCGTTTCGGCGCGCACTACGACCGCCTGCTCGCCCTGGTCGGCGAGCCGGGCCGGGTCGCGGTGATCGCGAACGCCTGCGACTCCTGGCCCTCGGCCCGCCCGAGCGCCGTGTCGAGTGATCTGTTCCCGTTGCGCCGCCTGGGTTTCCAGCCGGAGGAGCTGGACCTGCGCACCTACCTCGGTCGCCCCGCCGACCTGGAACGCACCCTCGCGGGCTTCCCGCTGGTGTGGGTGCGCGGCGGCAATACCTTCGTGCTGCGCGCCCAATTCGCCCGCAGCGGAGCGGATGTCGCGCTGCGCAATCTGCTCGCCGCCGACGCCCTGGTCTACGCGGGGTACAGCGCGGGCGCCTGTGTGCTGACGCCCGACCTGCACGGCCTGGAATCCATGGACGATCCGGCCGAGGTCCGTCCCGTGTGCGGTATCGAACCACGCTGGGACGGACTGGGTTTGGTGGATCACCGGATCGTCCCGCACCTGGATTCGCCGACCGACCCGCAGGGCCTGTCCCGCCGCCTCGCCCGCGACTACCGCACCGCGGGCGTCGCGCACTGGGCGCTCACCGACGAGGACGTGATCGTGGTCGAGGGCGACCGCGTGGACGTGCTGGCCCGATAG
- a CDS encoding TetR family transcriptional regulator: protein MSPRDPDATKARIFEAATAEFAAYGIAGARVDRIARNAKANKQLIYAYFGDKETLFHQVLEHAMIELANAVTDNIEDLDTWIDQHIAYHHAHPEMLRLLLWEALELGSERATAGELRASRYASKRHWIAVAQDKGLIRSDMPAGQILMTLMSLINYQFAVPQVRGYILGPDADPEESRAWTRDAIRRILAPMPDSGT, encoded by the coding sequence ATGTCACCGAGGGATCCGGACGCCACGAAGGCGCGCATCTTCGAGGCCGCCACCGCCGAATTCGCCGCCTACGGCATCGCCGGCGCCCGCGTGGACCGCATCGCCCGCAATGCGAAGGCCAACAAGCAGCTCATCTACGCCTACTTCGGCGACAAGGAAACCCTGTTCCATCAGGTCCTCGAGCACGCCATGATCGAACTGGCCAATGCCGTCACCGACAACATCGAAGACCTCGACACCTGGATCGACCAGCACATCGCCTACCACCACGCGCACCCGGAGATGCTGCGCCTGCTGCTCTGGGAGGCCCTCGAACTCGGCTCCGAGCGCGCCACCGCCGGTGAACTCCGCGCCAGCCGCTATGCCTCCAAACGTCATTGGATCGCGGTCGCCCAGGACAAGGGGCTCATTCGCTCGGATATGCCCGCGGGTCAGATCCTCATGACCCTCATGTCCTTGATCAACTACCAGTTCGCCGTCCCCCAGGTGCGCGGCTACATCCTCGGCCCCGACGCCGATCCCGAGGAGTCCCGCGCCTGGACCAGGGACGCGATCCGCCGCATCCTCGCCCCCATGCCGGATTCCGGGACGTGA